A genomic region of Miscanthus floridulus cultivar M001 chromosome 3, ASM1932011v1, whole genome shotgun sequence contains the following coding sequences:
- the LOC136547467 gene encoding transcription factor SCREAM2-like, whose amino-acid sequence MRSREQRKKAAAALHEKLQILRSITHSRALSDASIIMDASEYIEELKQKVVRLKQEMLACEAAAAGGALQLKHSSSSPSPAVTVETLAGAEAGHGFLINVFSDNSCPGLLVSILEAFDELGLSVLQATTSCADTFRLEAIGGENQVDNVDEHVVKQAVLQAIRTYSSQGCRQQQE is encoded by the exons ATGAGGTCGAGGGAGCAGCGCAAGAAGGCAGCGGCCGCTCTACATGAGAAGCTGCAGATCCTGCGCTCCATCACTCACTCCCGCGCG CTGAGCGACGCCTCCATAATCATGGACGCGTCGGAGTACATCGAGGAGCTGAAGCAGAAGGTCGTCAGGCTCAAGCAGGAGATGCTGGCGtgtgaagcagcagcagcaggaggcgcGCTGCAGCTCAAGCACAGCTCCTCATCCCCCTCCCCGGCG GTCACCGTGGAAACCCTAGCAGGAGCAGAAGCAGGGCACGGGTTCCTCATCAACGTGTTCTCTGACAACAGCTGCCCCGGGCTGCTTGTTTCTATCCTGGAGGCGTTTGATGAGCTGGGCCTCAGCGTACTCCAAGCCACGACGTCTTGTGCGGATACATTCCGCCTCGAGGCTATTGGGGGAGAG AACCAGGTGGATAATGTGGATGAGCATGTCGTGAAGCAAGCCGTGCTCCAGGCCATCAGGACCTACTCATCACAAGGCTGTCGCCAACAACAAGAGTAG